One Actinospica robiniae DSM 44927 genomic region harbors:
- a CDS encoding ABC transporter ATP-binding protein → MSDEKLVGGAGSPAVSFEQVSKNYGDVRAVRELTLQIPRGRAVAFLGPNGAGKSTSIEMMLGLRKASSGRVTVFGKTPRQAMVAGNVGAMLQSGGLPQDVTVRELLELMSRLHPRPLAVDEVLQRANIADLADRKADKLSGGQTQRVRFAIAIAGDSDLIVLDEPTTGMDVENRQIFWASMKAEAERGKTILFATHYLEEADHIADQVIVINKGRLLADGTVADIKAMAGFQRVSFRLPGITREQLIDLPHAVSIEVINDRVQIQTADSDKTFYALLDQGLRPMELEITALGLEQAFVAITERDNEAGAPSAENQISMEDAR, encoded by the coding sequence ATGAGCGACGAAAAGCTCGTGGGGGGTGCGGGATCGCCCGCGGTCTCGTTCGAGCAGGTGTCCAAGAACTACGGGGACGTGCGCGCGGTGCGCGAGCTGACCCTGCAGATTCCGCGCGGGAGGGCGGTCGCGTTCCTCGGGCCGAACGGGGCGGGCAAGTCCACCTCCATCGAGATGATGCTCGGGCTGCGCAAGGCCAGCAGCGGCCGGGTCACGGTGTTCGGCAAGACGCCGCGGCAGGCGATGGTGGCCGGCAACGTCGGCGCCATGCTGCAGTCCGGCGGCCTGCCGCAGGACGTGACGGTGCGCGAGCTGCTCGAGCTGATGAGCCGGCTGCACCCGCGGCCGCTGGCGGTGGACGAGGTGCTCCAGCGCGCCAACATCGCCGACCTCGCCGACCGCAAGGCCGACAAGCTCTCCGGCGGCCAGACCCAGCGGGTCCGCTTCGCCATCGCGATCGCCGGCGACAGCGACCTGATCGTCCTGGACGAGCCCACCACCGGCATGGACGTGGAGAACCGGCAGATCTTCTGGGCCTCGATGAAGGCCGAGGCCGAGCGCGGCAAGACGATCCTGTTCGCCACGCACTACCTGGAGGAGGCCGACCACATAGCCGACCAGGTGATCGTGATCAACAAGGGCCGGCTGCTGGCCGACGGCACCGTGGCCGACATCAAGGCGATGGCCGGATTCCAGCGGGTCTCCTTCCGGCTGCCGGGGATCACCCGGGAGCAGCTGATCGACCTGCCCCACGCTGTGTCCATCGAGGTCATCAACGACCGGGTGCAGATCCAGACCGCCGACTCGGACAAGACCTTCTACGCCCTGCTCGACCAGGGGCTGCGGCCGATGGAGCTGGAGATCACCGCGCTCGGCCTGGAGCAGGCCTTCGTGGCCATCACCGAGCGGGACAACGAAGCCGGCGCACCGAGCGCGGAGAACCAGATCAGCATGGAGGACGCCCGATGA